Within the Desulfobacterales bacterium genome, the region AACGGCACAGATATTACGGAAAACAGATGACGGTGCGGAAGTCATTGTCCATTTTCTGGACAAACTGCTTGACGTGGACAAAATCAACTCAGTATCCGCAGCTTACCAGAACAGAAAAGTTATTTCGGCGGCAGTCCGGTCGCTGAAAAAATACAGTTCGGTAGCAGATTCTTTTAAATCCTTGGTCAGTGACTGGCGGATGTACCTTCAGCGCTTGAAACGTGTTCTTGATCAGGAAGAAAGGAAGAATATCTACAGGTCGCAGGAAGAACAGGAATATTTCCTCCAGGGCATCGAAGATAAGATCTTCAGCGATTTGCATGAATTCGTTGAGCGACTCAATGATTTCGCTGACAATATGCTAGGGGAAGATGGTGTTCTTTGTAAAGAATATTTCAGGGAAAATCTGAATCCCTATTTTCGAACTTCACCCTATGCCTCCTCTGTAATAGAAAGACCAAATGGCTATGCAGGTGATTATGAAACAATAAAATTCTTTTTCAAGAACCCCTACATCGGCGAATCTCTGTTCGGCAAGCTCATAAACAAGCATCTCTGTAGTATGGATGCGGTTATCGCCCATCAAGAACGGATTGATTTCCTCTACGATGAGCTTGTTGCCAGGTCCAACTATTCTACAGAAGCCTTTTCTTTTTTGTCGTTGGGTTCCGGACCAGCGGAAGAGGTGTTACGGCTTGTCGGCGACAAAGATTTTGCGATCTCGGTGCATGCCAACCTGCTTGATATGGATGCCTTTGCTCTCGCAGATTTTTCGGAGCGGCTTCAGTATCTTCCCCATGATAACTTTTCCTTTGAACTAATAAATATTAATATTTTGGATGTGCTGCGGAAAAAGGAGAGTGATCCTGCCAAGGGGAAATTCTCCATGACGTATTGTGCCGGACTTTTTGATTATTTCAGCGACGTGGTCTGTAAGAAGCTCATCCGTTATCTGTTGGGGCATACTAGTTCCAACGGTGTTGTTTTGTTGACCAATGTACACAAAAATAATACCACCCGTCATTTCATGGAGTTCTGTGGCGGCTGGGAAATAATTCACCGGGATGATGAAGAGATGAAGAGGCTTGTCCCCCCCGGGCATGAGGTTGAACTCTCCTTTGATCGAAACCATGCCAATATATTCATGAAGATCGTGGTGCCATCGGAATTAGAATGAGAATATCCGAATATGTCGCAAGGTTCGTTCACAAGGTGCCGGTAGAGTTTACCAAGTCGTATCACCGGTATCTCCAAAGGCTCTTTGTCAGGCGCCTGCGAATTCTCTATTATTTCAGTATGACGCTTATCCCCGGCGCCTTTGTCTTTGATATTCTTATTTTTCCGGACAGCTGGAAGGTTCTTTTCAAGGTCAGAATTCTCTGCGCCCTGGTCTGCCTTTTTCTCTTTTTTCTCTCCAGCAGGACCAGGCTGAGAAACTACCCTTCACAGATGTGCCAGGTGCTCATCTTTGTGGGCGCGGTCACCATCGGGATACTCACCCATCTTACCGGAGCTTACCAGAGCCCGTATTATGCCGGTCAGATCCTGATATTCATCGGTATCGCCACCGTGGCCCCGTGGGGGTTTGATCGTGCCCTGCTGGCAACCGGTTTCGGGATTATCACCATTCACCTGTCCCTTAACCTGCTGCCGTCGCTTCTTGCCCACGAAGTCATTATCTGGCCGCTTGTCTGGAACAGCATCTATTTTCTCGTTTTCACCTTTATTCTGGTCTATATCGCCTCGGGCATTTTCGAGAACACCCGGCGGCAGATATTTGTCACCACGATGCAGGAGAAAATCAGAAGCAGGAAACTCAGGGACTCAAAAAACAAGATTGACTCTCTGCTCAAAAACAGGAGCCGGTTCATCTCGAACATCACCCATGAACTGAAAACCCCGCTTTCCATTGTTATCGGCAACACCGAGCTTTTCATGGAAAAGATTAACTCTCTTGATGCCTCGCTTGCCGACCAATTACAGGTTGTCCAGCGAGCCGCCTTTCAGCTTTCCATGCATGTGGACCGGATCATCGCCGTATCCAGCGCCGATGATCCCGATCAGCAACTGGTCACTGAAAACTACGACTACATCGGCATAGCAAGGCATATATTTTCTCTGTTCAAAGCCCGGGCAAGGGATGGAAACATCTCCTTTACCATCAAAGCCCCGCCAGGACCGCTGGTTGTAAACGTGGATATTATCCGCACGGAAGAGATATTGAACAATCTTATCCAAAATGCCTTTAAGTTTGTCGAGCCGGGGGACTCGATCACCGTCAGCATCAGCAGCGACGGCCATGAGGTCTTCACCGAAGTGACAGACACGGGCTGCGGCATCCCGGATGATCAACTCAACAAGGTATTCGGCCGTCTCTATCAGGCAGACAACGTGCTGTCGAAAAATCATGGCGGCCTCGGGGTAGGTCTTTTTCTCTGCAAGCATAATGTTGAGCTGCATCACGGCAAGATCGGCGTCCATTCCAAACTTGGCAAGGGCACCTCCTTCCGGTTCAGTCTGCCTCTCTATATTGACCAGGCCGCCCCGGTGAAAAATCAACCCCAGGAGATCACCGAGGACCGGCGCGGGATCGTGCCGCAGAGGAGGACCATGCCCGACCGGCGGTTTGCCGAACGGGCCAAGAAGTTTGAGTACCAGCAGAACCTCGGGCTTGATTCCCTGGCAAAGATGGCCTTCATCGACAATATCGATGACTATGAAAACAGGAACCCTTCTCTTCCCTCCGTGCTCATCGTTGAGGATAACGGGGGAATGATGAAGGTCATCATCGACGCCCTTGGCGAAGAATATAATCTTTTTCTCGCCACGAACGGCCATGAGGCCCTGGACAAGCTTGAGACGAACGCCGGGCAGATATCCTTGATTCTTTCCGATGTCATGATGCCGGGAATGAGCGGTTTTGATTTCTGTGCCAGGGTTATGGACAAAGAGGAGTGGCAGCACATCCCGCTGATTTTTGTGACAGCTTTACTCAGTGAGGAGGATCAGCTCAAGGGCTTTTCGCTCGGAGCAACGGATTATATCGTCAAACCATATAATATCAAAATCTTGAAAGAGAAGATCGCACATTGGATCTCCCGCCGCCAGTACGAGATGCTCATCCGTAATATCTCCTCCTCGCTGGAACAGCGCGTGCAGGAGGCCGCCCGTCTCAAGGATATAGTCCTGCACGAGATAACTAATCCTCTTCAGCTTATTTCCATGGCAAACTATCGCCTGCAGAAACAGAAGGAGTTGCTGGCCAGAAACAATCCTGAACAGCGTGAAACAATAGAAAAAAACGTAGAGATGCTTGAGCATGGCCTGCAGGCCATGTATTCGGTAATGGATGTTGCCAGAAATCTCGAGGGGTTGCAGATGTCTTCAAGAAGGCCTGAGCCGATGATCAGCCTGTTTGATGACGCTGTTACCCAGAGTTCCGGTTTTCTGAAGGATGTGAAGCTGGAAGTTGTTATTGATGAGGCGCTTGCCGGTGCGAGCATTTACTGTGAAAAAAAAATGTTGACCCAGGTTTTTGTGAATCTGTTGCGGAACAGCACCGAAGCGATACGTGAGCGTGTCGCACTTGACCAGGGAGTTATCCGGATAACCGCCGCGCCCGGGGAGAAGAACCGCGTTCATATCATGATTCAGGATAACGGCGCCGGCATTCCGGCCGATGTCATAAAAATGCTGTTCCGGTTCAAATATACCACAAAAAAGGATGGCACCGGAATCGGACTCCACTTTTCAAAAATGTTGCTTAAACTGCATGAGGGATACATCAGGGCCGAATCCCTGGAAGGAATCGGCACCGTGATCCATATCGAGCTGCCGCTTCAGATTAAAGAGAAAAACAAGGGGTTAACTCATACGAGTTAACCCCTTGAAACAACTGGTCGGGATGAGAGGATTTGAACCTCCGGCCCCCTGAACCCCATTCAGGTGCGCTACCAGGCTGCGCTACATCCCGACCCATTTTTTTGTACTGCTGCCGCCCGGCGCTGATCAGCTCTACGCCTTTCAATATGCTCCGAACAGGTGCCGCTGTTCAACATGCCCGGGGAAACGCTGTCAAGCTTTCTTGGCGCTCTTTTCCCCTGCGTTTTTTTACTTCTCCAATATCTCCTTCAAGGCCAGCAGCTCGGACTTCAATTCGCTGAGCAGTACGGCGTCCGCTACGACCGGCGGCCTTTTTTTTTCGGGCCTTGGCGCTGGTTTCCGCTTCCCGGCCCCCTTCTTGCCCTCGGCCAGGAACCTGCGGGCCCCGGGCACGGTAAAACCATCGATATAGAGCAGCTTCTTGATGGTCAGGATGTGCTCGACATCGACCCGCCGGTAGAGCCGCTGCCTGGAGGTGGCCCGCTGCGGCCGGATTATTTTAAATTCCGACTCCCAGTAGCGCAGGACATGGGGCTCCACCCCGGTAATCTCACTTACCTCACCGATCTTGAAATAGAGCTTGTCCGGAATCGCCTGGGGATCGGGAACCAGCCCGGACCCGTCCGCGGTCTCCTGCAGCCCTTTTTTCACGCTTTTGCGAGGTGCCTTGGTCACGTCCCTTTATCTATTAACCCTCTCCCGCAGGCCCTTGCTGGGTTTAAAGGATACCATGCTCCGCTTGCTGATTACCAGGGATTCCCCGGTACGCGGATTCCGGCCCCGGCGCGGTTTTTTCTTGCGCACGCCCAGGGTGCCGAAATGGACCAGTTTAATGGATTCACCATTGATCAGGGTCTCTTTCATGGAATCAAAGACCGTGCCGATCAGGGTGTCGGCGCTCACCTTGGAGAAACCCATCTTCTCGTTAATCGCCTTGGCCAGGTCTTTGCGCGTAATATTGGATCGTTTCATATAATCTAATGTGCCTCCCGTAATCTTCCCTTGAATTCTGTTACCAGTTTCTTGATAATACGTTGATGTACCACATCCACTGTTTCGTCATCCAGGGTCTGTTCGCCGGAACGATAGGTGATGGTGAGGGCCACGCTCTTCATCCCCGGCTCTATCGGTTTGCCCCGGTATATGTCAAACAACTCGGCCTGCTCCACCAGGGGTTCGTCGCACTCCCGGATGAGCTGAACCATGTCGCCGGCAGCCACCTGTTCGGGCACCAGAACGGCGATATCCCATTGAACGGACGGATACCTGGGCAGCTGCCTGAATTTTTTTGTCCCGGTTTTAATTCCGGCAAGATCCTCAAGATCAAGGCTCAGCACAAACAGCTCCTGCTTGATCCCGAAGTTCCGGCCCACATCCGGGCCCAGTTGGCCGATCAGCCCCAGGGTCTGCCCGGTTTTGCTCAGAACCAGGGAGCAGCTTTCGGACTGAATATAGCCCGGCTGGACATCGGTTGCAACCAAAGCGGTGTTTTCGGCCAGGTCCAGTTCCTGCAACAGGTTCTCAACCGCGCCCCTGGCATCGTGGATATCCACCGCATCAATGCCGAAATGGAGCAGCGAGGCCCCGGGATGACGCCGGCCGCTTAATACCGCGGTCAGATGAATCCGCTCCTCGGGCTGCCCGCCCTTGCCCCTGGGATGAAACACCTTGCCGACCTCGAACAGTCTGAGGTCGATATTCTGCTGGTTGATGTTGCGGCGAACATTTTCAAGGATTCCGGGCAGGAGCATGGTCCGCATGATTCCCTGCTCCTCGGTGAGCGGATTGAGCAGCTGCACTGCCCGGCGCAGGGGGTCGTCGTTGGCCAGGCCGAGCCGGTCGAGATTTTGTTCACTGGTGAAACTGTAATTGATCACCTCGGAAAAACCCATGGCAACCATGACCCCGGCCAGGCGCCGGCGCAGGTTGCGGGCCCGGTCCTGTTCCGGAAAACTCATCGGCACCATCGGCATGGTGGCCGGAATCTCGTTATATCCCTTGAGCCGGGCCACCTCCTCGACCAGGTCGGCCTCCCGCTCGATATCAACCCGGAAGCTGGGGGGGTGGACCAGCAGTTGATCCGGGTCATCGGTCTGATCGACCTGAAACTCAATCCCGGCCAGAAAATCCCTGATCTCCGCAGCGGAAAGATCCATGCCGATCATATCGCGGGTCCGGCCCACCCGGAGCGTGAGCAGTGGCGGCGGGGCAATCTTCCCAAGGACGTCAACCCCGTCCTGTTCAAGCTCGGCGCCGGCCAATTCGACCATCAGCCTGGCGGCCCGTTCCAGGGCCAACGGGATCCCGGCCGGGTCCACGCCGCGCTCAAAACGATATGAAGACTCGGTGGACAGGTTAAGCCGCCGGGCCGTGCGCCGGATATTCACCGGTTTGAAACAGGCGCTTTCCAGGAGAATATCCACGGTCTTGTCGCTGACCTCGGAGCTTTCGCCGCCCATCACCCCGGCAACCGCAACCGGCTTGTCGCGGTCACAGATCAGCAGCATCTCCGGGTCAAAGGTCCGTTCGGTGCCGTCCAGGGTGGTCATGGTCTCGCCCGGCCCGGCGGTACGGACCACGATGGTATTGCCGGCAAGCCTGGCAAAATCAAAGGCATGCAGGGGCTGGCCATACTCCATCATCACCAGGTTGGTGATATCGACCACATTATTGATCGGCCGCTGGCCGATGGCCAGCAGCCTGGCCTTGAGCCACCAGGGCGAGGGACCGATCTTGACGTTGCGCAGCAGCCGGGCCGCGTACCGGGGACATTTTCCCGGGTCCCTGACCTCGATGGCAAAGGACGATTTCTTGCCGGTCAATACGGGCAGATCCTTTGCAGTAAGCGGCGGACACAGGGGGATGCCGGTGAAACCGGCAACCTCCCGGGCAATCCCGATCACACTGGCGCAGTCGGGCCGGTTCGGGGTCAGGTCCACCTCGATCACCGTATCGGCAAGGTCCAGGGCCTCGGCAAGATCACGGCCCGGAGCAAGGGAATCGTCCAGTTCGATGATTCCGGCGCCCTCCTCGCTGATCCCCAACTCCTTTTCCGAACAAAGCATCCCGGCCGAGACCTGGCCCCGGACCCTGGCTTCACGGATCTTCAGCCCCGAGGGGATGGTGGTCCCGGGCAGGGCGATTGCAGTGTTCAACCCGGCCCGGGCATTGGCCGCGCCGCAGACCACCCGCACCGTCTGATCGCCCACCGCCACCTGGCAGAGCTGCAGCCGGTCGGCGTTGGGATGGGGCTCGACGGTCAGGATCCGCGCCACCTTGATTCCGGCAAGATCATGATGGAGTCGGCGGATTGACTCCACCTCCAGACCGAGCATGGTGAGCCGGTCGGCGATCTCTTCGGCCGGGACATTGAGATCCAGATAATCCTTGAGCCAGTTCAGGGTAAATTTCATTTTTCTTGCAAAGGCCTGCCGCCCTTAACCAGAAGAACAGGTTACAGGTAATGGGATATTTTTTGGAATAGCAATCAAAATTGTCGGTCTCGCGGGAACATGCGGGACGGACGTGATTCGTCTTGTAACTTGTTGATTTTATTGGGTGGCATTTGAAGCCTTTCGGGTTGTTACGAGTTCATCAAAATTGATTAAGAAAACGCAGATCGTTCTCGTAAAACAAGCGGATGTCATCAATGCCGTGTTTCAACATGGCGATCCGCTCGATCCCCAGGCCAAAGGCAAAGCCGCTGTACTCCTCGGGATCGTAGTTAACCATCTTGAGCACCTCCGGATCGATCAATCCAGCCCCCAGGATCTCCATCCAGCCGGTCTGCTTACAGACCCGGCAGCCGGAGCCGCCGCAGATCACGCAGGCGATATCCATCTCAGCGCTGGGCTCGGTAAAGGGAAAAAAGCTGGGCCGGAAACGGAGCGCGGTGCCATCGCCGAACATCTTCCGGCAGAAGACCGAGAGCACCCCCTTGAGATCGGCAAAGGAGACCTGGCGATCCACCAGGAATCCCTCGACCTGATGAAACATCGGGGTGTGGGTGATATCAGAGTCGCAACGGTACACCTTGCCCGGGGCAATCATCCGGAGCGGTGGTTTCTGTTGCTCCATGGCCCGGATCTGCATCGGCGAGGTATGGGTGCGGAGCAGCAGGGTCTGGTCAACATAAAAGGTGTCGTGCATGTCCCGGGCCGGATGGTGCTTGGGGATATTAAGGGCCTCGAAGTTATAGAAGTCCAGTTCCACCTCCGGACCCTCGGCCACGGCAAAGCCCATCATCTCGAAGATCTCACAGACCTCGCCCATTATCCGGGTGATCGGGTGGGGCCGGCCAAAGGGCGCCTGCCGGCCGGGCAGGCTGCGGTCCGGTTGCGGCCTGCCGATGAGCGCGGCACTGTCGGTGAGCGCCGCGGCCCGGGCCTTGAACTTCGCCTCAAGCTCCTGCTTGACTTGATTGGCCAGCTTGCCGATCCGGGGCCGGTCCTGCTTGGCGACCGTGCCGAGATTGCGGAGCAGGCCGGTGATCGATCCCTTGCGGCCCAGGTATTTGACCCGGAGTTCGTCCAGCTCTTTTTTTACCGCCAGGGCCGCCAGTTCGGCCTCGGCCTCGGCCTGCAAGCGCAGTAGTTCCTGGTCCATCATCGACCTGAATCAGGCAGCGGCCTGCCGGGAGGCCAGGGCCGCCACCTTGGCGAAACCAGCCGGGTCGAGTACGGCCATGTTGGCCAGCACCTTGCGATCAAGCTCCACATTGGCCTTTTTCAGGCCGCCCATCAACCTGCTGTAGGAGATGCCGTTCTCCTTGGCCGCCGCGCCGATCCGGACGATCCACAACTGCCGGAAGTCCCGCTTCTTGGTGCGCCGGTCCCGGTAGGCATAACAGAGGGCCCGGTCCACCGCCTCGGTGGCCGTCCTGAACAGACGATGGCGGCCGCCGACATAGCCGCCGGCCAGTTTCAACACCTTTTTTCTTCTTCTGCGGGCCTTGAATCCGCGCGTTACTCTAGGCATTTATCCAACTCCTTGTATATCAATTTTTTTGCTTAACCGTCTCAAGCAGCATAACAGACCTTCAGACCCGGCAATGGTCGATCAACAACGCCGGGTCCGGCCCGGTCTCCCCGGCCCTACAGGTAGGGCAGGATTCTCTTGATCCCGGCGACATCAGCGGCAGCCACCAGTCCGGACTGACGCAGCCCGCGTTTGCGCTTGGTGGATTTCTTGGTAAGAATATGGCTGCTGTACGCCTTGCGCCGGACAACCTTGCCGGTGCCGGTCGCCTTGAACCGCTTGGCAGCGCCTCTGTTTGTTTTCATCTTGGGCATTGTTTCCTTCTCCTCTTCTATGGCTGGAGCATGGCCCCAGAAAATATAGCACCCGCCGGCCCCTGCGCATAACCGCGCCCGCGCCTGAAACAGGCGCGGAACAGCAGCCGGCGGGCCGTCAGGCATAACATACGTAAGACCTTCTTAAGGCTTGGGGGCAACGAGCATGACCATCTGCCGCCCTTCCATCCTGGGCGGCTGCACGATCACCCCGTCCTCAACCAGGGCCTCACCGATCTTATTAAGCACTGCCACGCCCCGGCTCTGGGCGTAGACGATCTCCCGGCCCCGGAATCGCAGGGTGATCTTGACCTTGTTCCTGTTGGCCAGAAATTTTTTTATATTCTTGATCTTGAAGTTCAGATCGTGTTCCTCGGTCTTGGGCCGGAACTTGATCTCCTTGACCTCGACCACGGTCTGTTTCTTCCTGGCCTCCTGCAGCTTCTTGCTCTGCTCGTAACGGAACTTGTCATAGTTCATGATCCGACAGACCGGAGGACTGGCGTTCCCCGAGATCTCAACCAGGTCCATGCCCTCTTCCTCGGCCATATTCAAGGCCGTGGCCGGCGGCATAATCCCCAGCTGGTCGCCGTCCGGGCCGATCACCCGGATCTCTTCGTATCTGATCTGTTCATTCCTCCTTACCGTCGGTTCCCGTCTGACCGGGCTCTGCCTGCGTCTTCTTTTAATACCCTTACCTCCATTACAAGAAATTACTTCATCGCCGGCAGGGTTCCTCTCCGCCACCGCGGTCCCCGCCAGGCTGCTGTCAACCAATAGCTTATCTCGTGCCCGCCCGGAAATGGCCCTTTCGCCCAATCTCGGCGTCATGCTCAAAAAATAATCCTCGTAATATCACTTATATGACTCCGGTTATTTTTTTCGCGATCCTTGATCTTGAACGAAATTGCTCATTTCTGGACAGACACTATCTTACCGATGATCCTTCTTTGCCGCGCACTGCCCGGTGACCATGGTCACGAACTCCGGCACTGACATCGGCGCCAGGTTCTTGCCGTCGCGGCAGCGCACGGTCACCGTCGCCGACTCGACCTCCCGGTCGCCGATAACCAGCATATACGGAATTTTCGCCAGTTGCGCCGCCCGTATCTTATAGTTTAGCTTCTCGTTGCGCAAATCCTTTTCCACCCGGATGCCGGCGGTGCGGAGCTGCTTGAACACCTGGCCGCTGAATTCGGCCTGACCGTCGGTGATATTCAAGATCCGCGCCTGGACCGGGGCCAGCCACAAGGGAAAGGCCCCGCCGTAATGCTCGATCAACACCCCGATGAACCGCTCCAGCGAACCCATCAGGGCCCGGTGGATCATGATCGGCTGGTGCTCCCGGCCGTCCGCGCCGACATAGCTGATCTGGAAACGCTCGGGCAGGTTGAAGTCCACCTGAATGGTGGAGCACTGCCAGGAACGGCCGAGCACGTCCTTGATCTTGATATCGATCTTAGGCCCGTAGAACACCCCCTCGCCCGGGTCAAGCTCATAGGCGAGCCCCTTCTTCTCCAGGGCCTGCTCCAGGGCCTCGGTGGCCATCCGCCAGTGCTCGTCGTTGCCCACGTATTTTTCCGGCCGGGTGGAGAGATAGATATCATACTCGGCAAAGCCGAAGGTCTTCAGAATATGCAGGTTGAGGTCGAGAATATTGAAGATCTCATCCTGCAACTGGTCCGGCCGGCAGAAGATATGGGCATCGTCCTGGGTAAAGCCGCGCACCCGCATGAGACCGTGCAGCACCCCGGTCCGCTCGTAGCGATAGACCGTGCCCAGTTCGCACCAGCGGATGGGAAACTCGCGGTAGCTGCGCTTGTCGGCCCGGTAGATCGCGATATGAAACGGGCAGTTCATCGGCTTGATCTGGTACTGGACCTCGTCGATAACCATGGGCGAATACATGTTCTCGCCGTAGAAATCGAGATGACCGCTGGTCTTCCACATGTCCAGCCGGGCGATGTGCGGGGTATAGAGCAGTTCGTAGTCGTGGCAATAATGCTCCTCTTTCCAGTAATCCTCGATCAGCTTTCTTAACAGCGCCCCCTTGGGCTGCCAGAGGATCAGGCCCGGTCCCACCTCGTCCTGGATGGTAAACAGCTTGAGATCACGGCCCAGCTTGCGATGGTCGCGTTTCCTGGCCTCCTCAAGCCCGTGCAGATAGGCGGCCAGTTCCTTGCGGCCGGAAAAGGCGGTGCCGTAAATCCGCTGCAGCATGGGGTTGTTTTCATCCCCGCGCCAGTAG harbors:
- a CDS encoding ATP-binding protein, whose amino-acid sequence is MRISEYVARFVHKVPVEFTKSYHRYLQRLFVRRLRILYYFSMTLIPGAFVFDILIFPDSWKVLFKVRILCALVCLFLFFLSSRTRLRNYPSQMCQVLIFVGAVTIGILTHLTGAYQSPYYAGQILIFIGIATVAPWGFDRALLATGFGIITIHLSLNLLPSLLAHEVIIWPLVWNSIYFLVFTFILVYIASGIFENTRRQIFVTTMQEKIRSRKLRDSKNKIDSLLKNRSRFISNITHELKTPLSIVIGNTELFMEKINSLDASLADQLQVVQRAAFQLSMHVDRIIAVSSADDPDQQLVTENYDYIGIARHIFSLFKARARDGNISFTIKAPPGPLVVNVDIIRTEEILNNLIQNAFKFVEPGDSITVSISSDGHEVFTEVTDTGCGIPDDQLNKVFGRLYQADNVLSKNHGGLGVGLFLCKHNVELHHGKIGVHSKLGKGTSFRFSLPLYIDQAAPVKNQPQEITEDRRGIVPQRRTMPDRRFAERAKKFEYQQNLGLDSLAKMAFIDNIDDYENRNPSLPSVLIVEDNGGMMKVIIDALGEEYNLFLATNGHEALDKLETNAGQISLILSDVMMPGMSGFDFCARVMDKEEWQHIPLIFVTALLSEEDQLKGFSLGATDYIVKPYNIKILKEKIAHWISRRQYEMLIRNISSSLEQRVQEAARLKDIVLHEITNPLQLISMANYRLQKQKELLARNNPEQRETIEKNVEMLEHGLQAMYSVMDVARNLEGLQMSSRRPEPMISLFDDAVTQSSGFLKDVKLEVVIDEALAGASIYCEKKMLTQVFVNLLRNSTEAIRERVALDQGVIRITAAPGEKNRVHIMIQDNGAGIPADVIKMLFRFKYTTKKDGTGIGLHFSKMLLKLHEGYIRAESLEGIGTVIHIELPLQIKEKNKGLTHTS
- a CDS encoding MerR family transcriptional regulator, yielding MTKAPRKSVKKGLQETADGSGLVPDPQAIPDKLYFKIGEVSEITGVEPHVLRYWESEFKIIRPQRATSRQRLYRRVDVEHILTIKKLLYIDGFTVPGARRFLAEGKKGAGKRKPAPRPEKKRPPVVADAVLLSELKSELLALKEILEK
- a CDS encoding integration host factor subunit alpha, producing MKRSNITRKDLAKAINEKMGFSKVSADTLIGTVFDSMKETLINGESIKLVHFGTLGVRKKKPRRGRNPRTGESLVISKRSMVSFKPSKGLRERVNR
- the pheT gene encoding phenylalanine--tRNA ligase subunit beta is translated as MKFTLNWLKDYLDLNVPAEEIADRLTMLGLEVESIRRLHHDLAGIKVARILTVEPHPNADRLQLCQVAVGDQTVRVVCGAANARAGLNTAIALPGTTIPSGLKIREARVRGQVSAGMLCSEKELGISEEGAGIIELDDSLAPGRDLAEALDLADTVIEVDLTPNRPDCASVIGIAREVAGFTGIPLCPPLTAKDLPVLTGKKSSFAIEVRDPGKCPRYAARLLRNVKIGPSPWWLKARLLAIGQRPINNVVDITNLVMMEYGQPLHAFDFARLAGNTIVVRTAGPGETMTTLDGTERTFDPEMLLICDRDKPVAVAGVMGGESSEVSDKTVDILLESACFKPVNIRRTARRLNLSTESSYRFERGVDPAGIPLALERAARLMVELAGAELEQDGVDVLGKIAPPPLLTLRVGRTRDMIGMDLSAAEIRDFLAGIEFQVDQTDDPDQLLVHPPSFRVDIEREADLVEEVARLKGYNEIPATMPMVPMSFPEQDRARNLRRRLAGVMVAMGFSEVINYSFTSEQNLDRLGLANDDPLRRAVQLLNPLTEEQGIMRTMLLPGILENVRRNINQQNIDLRLFEVGKVFHPRGKGGQPEERIHLTAVLSGRRHPGASLLHFGIDAVDIHDARGAVENLLQELDLAENTALVATDVQPGYIQSESCSLVLSKTGQTLGLIGQLGPDVGRNFGIKQELFVLSLDLEDLAGIKTGTKKFRQLPRYPSVQWDIAVLVPEQVAAGDMVQLIRECDEPLVEQAELFDIYRGKPIEPGMKSVALTITYRSGEQTLDDETVDVVHQRIIKKLVTEFKGRLREAH
- the pheS gene encoding phenylalanine--tRNA ligase subunit alpha; its protein translation is MDQELLRLQAEAEAELAALAVKKELDELRVKYLGRKGSITGLLRNLGTVAKQDRPRIGKLANQVKQELEAKFKARAAALTDSAALIGRPQPDRSLPGRQAPFGRPHPITRIMGEVCEIFEMMGFAVAEGPEVELDFYNFEALNIPKHHPARDMHDTFYVDQTLLLRTHTSPMQIRAMEQQKPPLRMIAPGKVYRCDSDITHTPMFHQVEGFLVDRQVSFADLKGVLSVFCRKMFGDGTALRFRPSFFPFTEPSAEMDIACVICGGSGCRVCKQTGWMEILGAGLIDPEVLKMVNYDPEEYSGFAFGLGIERIAMLKHGIDDIRLFYENDLRFLNQF
- the rplT gene encoding 50S ribosomal protein L20; amino-acid sequence: MPRVTRGFKARRRRKKVLKLAGGYVGGRHRLFRTATEAVDRALCYAYRDRRTKKRDFRQLWIVRIGAAAKENGISYSRLMGGLKKANVELDRKVLANMAVLDPAGFAKVAALASRQAAA
- the rpmI gene encoding 50S ribosomal protein L35, which translates into the protein MPKMKTNRGAAKRFKATGTGKVVRRKAYSSHILTKKSTKRKRGLRQSGLVAAADVAGIKRILPYL
- the infC gene encoding translation initiation factor IF-3, translating into MKRRRRQSPVRREPTVRRNEQIRYEEIRVIGPDGDQLGIMPPATALNMAEEEGMDLVEISGNASPPVCRIMNYDKFRYEQSKKLQEARKKQTVVEVKEIKFRPKTEEHDLNFKIKNIKKFLANRNKVKITLRFRGREIVYAQSRGVAVLNKIGEALVEDGVIVQPPRMEGRQMVMLVAPKP
- the thrS gene encoding threonine--tRNA ligase; translated protein: MTEISVCLKDGDKKQVDAGATLADALALLLSKKQRKQAVAVRVGDALYDLQTLVSDFGVPELELEPVTLAMDQGLEILRHSTAHVMAHAVRDLYGDSVKVAIGPAIANGFYYDFDCKTPFTPDDFERIEARMQEIISAGRPFEKRAVSRAEAESLFAEKGEEYKVDLINRLEGDTVTLYQVGDFVDLCRGPHLPHAGLIKAFKLIKVAGAYWRGDENNPMLQRIYGTAFSGRKELAAYLHGLEEARKRDHRKLGRDLKLFTIQDEVGPGLILWQPKGALLRKLIEDYWKEEHYCHDYELLYTPHIARLDMWKTSGHLDFYGENMYSPMVIDEVQYQIKPMNCPFHIAIYRADKRSYREFPIRWCELGTVYRYERTGVLHGLMRVRGFTQDDAHIFCRPDQLQDEIFNILDLNLHILKTFGFAEYDIYLSTRPEKYVGNDEHWRMATEALEQALEKKGLAYELDPGEGVFYGPKIDIKIKDVLGRSWQCSTIQVDFNLPERFQISYVGADGREHQPIMIHRALMGSLERFIGVLIEHYGGAFPLWLAPVQARILNITDGQAEFSGQVFKQLRTAGIRVEKDLRNEKLNYKIRAAQLAKIPYMLVIGDREVESATVTVRCRDGKNLAPMSVPEFVTMVTGQCAAKKDHR